CTTTTTATGTACATCCAATCCTATATACATATGCACCTCCTTCTTCCCTATTTATAAGGAGGTGCTTTTCATGTAGTCATTTTCTGTATTTTTTTCTCTTTGCATAAAGTAAACAGCACCGCCTTTAAGGGTAATCTTGTAGACATTTGATAAAACATCTCTCAGCCACTTCCAGTATCTCTCTTCGGGTTGATTATCATCAAAAAATCGATAATCCTTTCCCTGTCTAAAAGACGGGTCAATAAAAGTGAGATGGATGCTTTCTTCTGTGTGACTATCAAGCAAGCCACTTGAGACAATCCTCATTTACTACTTTATACCACACATCCATTTTCTTTCCTTCCTCTCTCTTATACCCTTTCGCCTAATGTTCCGAGTGTATCTGAAGTTTCTATAAGGGGATTTGTGCGTAGTACAGAATGCACGGCACGGAGCCAGATACACTTTGTTATTGTTACACGGAGTAGCGAAACATTTCTACTCATCTACCTACCCCTCTCTATCTTCGCCTCTATCACATCATCCGAATCACGCATCGCTCGCTCTGTATCACCGAAATGTGCCTTAGCATCACGCATCTCAGCAATGAACCCCTCTATATCCGAGGCTGCTATCAGCTCATAAAGCCGGTTCGCAACCTCCAAGAAAGTTTTATGTATCTCACCCATCTCGAAATTCAACTGTATCAAGGCGTATAAACGCGGGTCCTGATGTAATATCCTGCCCACGAAGTCCATTAAAATCTCATACATCGGACTCATAACCGCCCTCGCTCGTTTAACATCGAAATCAAGCTCTTTCAGCGCGATGCCAAAAGCAATGAGAACGAAATGAGTGAGCCCCTGAAGGACACTCATCAGTCTGTCATGCTCCTCTGCACTCAAAATCTCTATCTTTGCACCACTGCGCTCAAACAGTTTATACACCCGCCTGTACAGCGCGCCCACTCGCTCTGCCACTGGCACGAATATAATCGTTTGACCACAAATGCTCTTTGCAGAAGGACCAAATAATGGATGCGTGCCCAATATCTCCACACCTTCATCTGTAACCCTTGACATCATCTCTACCGGCACCTTCTTTACCGATGTTATGTCCATCATAAGCGAGCCTTTTCGCATCTCAGGTCCCACACGCTCTATTACATCCCCTGTTATGTCTATTGGTACCGATATGAGTAGCACATCAGTATCCACCACATCACCAACACTATCTCTTAAGATGTCAACCTCCATGTGCCTGACCCCAATCTCAGTTGCTATCTCGCCAGTTCGGGCGCTTTTATCCACTATCGTCACATCAACACCACATTCCTTAAAGAAGTTAGCAAACCAGCGCCCCATACCCCCTGCTCCTCCTATTATCGTCACTTTCATCGCTTTTCTATCACCACATCCACATAATACATGTATATCGCGCCATAAACTCCATCAATTCCTCCAGCAGGTGCTTATCATCCTTTATCTTTAATTCCCTCGCCATTAATATATACTCACTGCCTCTCACCATCACGTTCCCTCTCGCTATTACCGGTGTTCCAAATGACAATGACAATGACAATCGCTTAACACCACTATCGTCGTCTAACGCCATGAATAACACACCTGTACCATCATCTACCAACACTCTATCTCCCGCCATTCCCACTATATCACCCTCCACTATCACATCAAATGCACCCTGACACCTGATTATATCACCGATATCTCGCCTTTGAGGCTTGTTCAATTCATCATACGTCGGAAAATAAATATTCCTCTCCCGCAGCTCCGTATTCCTACCAATATAAAGCGTGACCAGCCCACTCCAGCGTCTCACGTATGCATTCTCTATCAGTATTACCCTGTCTTGCTTCAACTCCTCTCGCGCTGCAACCCATGAAAAGAACGGCATTTTTGCTGTGTAATCAGCTATAACACCTTCAAGAATCTCTATTCGCTTACCATCCTTCATCGTGAGCTCTCGTGGCGATACTTCGAGAACTCTGCAAATAGTATTTATACCCCCTTCCCCGGGCTTCATGCACCACAGCTCCCTCGCACCGCCACCCTCAGCGGGTGTAAACCTGAAGAAGCCTTGTTTCTTATATTCGCGCTGCATCAGCCATCATCAATTACATATTACTACGAATACATCCCAATATAAACTCCAGCCTATTGAATAGCTCTTCTTTATCCTTCACTATTATTGCACCCCGGTTCTTCAATGCGATGAACAGCTTTGTAGCTTCACCACTCGCAAAGTCACGCTCCTCGATTCCATTAAAGATCAGCACAGGTTTGTCCAGTTCTGATGCTTTCTTAGCTGCCTCCAGGTTCCTTAAATTGCCAAAACCCACTGGCATATCACTTACTATCACCACATCTGCCTCTTGAATCATCCTCATGACTTCATGTAGGGCTTTATCAGAGATCGGTGAGAAGGGTGCTTCTGTCACTATAGGAATGCCTAAGTGCTGTGCAACTTCACAGTCTGTATCCAGCAGATTCACCACTCCCACTGTCACTCTATAGCCCCTCTCTGTGAGCGTATGCATCAATGACGCACCAGCTCCTCCACCACATATAAGATGAATCCTGGTGTCCCTGTCCTTGTCCTTGTAGCGGTTCTGTACCGGTGCAGGTGATACATAGTAGTGATTGGTTATAGCATACCTCCACACGATAACATCAACACCAAAAGTATTTTTTATGTTATCCGGGTTCAATACTGACTCAGGAGTGCCGATGGAGGCGACCCTACCGCGGTGTAGCAATACCAGTCGGTCGCAATAGTGCGCGGCTAAATTGAGGTCGTGGATAACTGCTACTACTATCAAGCCCTCCTGCCTGGTCAATCGCTTCAAGAGCTCCATTATCTCTATCTGATAGTTTATATCCAGGTGGGAGGTGGGCTCATCGAGCAGTAATACCTCGGGCTCCTGTGCCAGCGCTCTTGCTATTAATACCAGTTGCTTCTCTCCTCCACTTAATTCAGTAATACGCCTATCTGCCAGATGCCAGCAGTTCGTGAGTTCCATACACCTCTTTGCTATCTCTATATCCTTCTGGCTCTCCAGTTCCCATCTCCTCAAATGTGGATTCCTGCCCATGAGCACGATGTCAAGCGCAGAGAACTCGAAATTGATTGCGGTCTCCTGCGGCACCAGTGCGAATTTACATGCAAAATCTCGCTCATTCAGTTCTTCTATCGCGCGTTCGTCGAGTAGAATCGTACCCTTCCTCGGTCTCAATATCCGACTGATTGTTCTTAATAAAGTCGTTTTACCCGACCCATTAGGCCCTATAATACCAAGAAATTCACCGTGAGCCGCATTGAAGTCAATACTGGCAAGCACCTTCTTACTCCCGTAGTATGCATCCACATCCTTTACCTTCAATCCCATCTCTTGTATGCTATCTCGTTTTTTAAAAATGCCCCATCTCCAACTTATCCTTCAACTCCGCTAAACATCCGGGGTCTCTCTTTATTTTCTCTTTTAGCTCATCTAACATCTGATAATTCCTTAATGCAGGAATGTATGACGGATCTATATCAAGCGATTTCTTAAGGTGCTTCTCTGCCTCCTCAATCTCACCTTTGAGGAGAAAAATAACACCCAAATTTCCATAAGCCTTCGCTGAATTCTTATCAATGCTCGTAACGTACTTGAACTCCTCCATTGCTGCATCCCAATCCTCATTCTCCATAAATTCCACACCTCTACGGAACCTCTCTTCGAGCTTGAGATACGTTTCCGGGTCGATATCAGGCTTATTAGCCAATTCAAGGTCTAAAAGCTCCTTAATTCCGTTCAATAGATTTTCTGCTTTTTCCTTCACTTCTTCATCGGGATTCAATGCCAGTGCTTTATTCGCGCATTCGCGGGCTTTTGCAACATAGCCTTTACTGATATATGCGGCTCCGAGGTTATACCAATGAGCAGGACAACCTGGATCCGCCTTCACCGCTTTCTCAAGATATGTGATTGCATCTTCAAGACAGTTCAACTGGATATACGAAATTCCAATGAGCGTATACGCGCTGTCAATGTCCGGGCATTCATCAGGGATTGTCTTGAGAACGCTAATCGCACGCTTAAACCTTTCCGATACCATGAGCTTCATACCCTTCTCAAGCGCCTCTTCACAGGGATCTGCTTTTGCACGATCACGAATGGCTCCGCCATCTATTGTTTTATTATGAACACGTCGCAAGTGCTCTGCTAAATTATCCATTTTAACACTCACGCCGCAAACAGGGCATTTTGTGAATCTTCTTTTCTTCATGTCTCTAATAACTCAACTATACTAAATTTGATCAATGTCTTCTAACCCCATTTCAACCTTTTTGCTATAAGGTATAGCCATTAGCCATTATAGAGGTGCTTAGATAGACTCCCGGGTAAAAAAGAAAACCCGGGTTTTGTACACACATTCTTCTATAAAGTAAGTCTACGAGTATGAGACCCATGTGTCTCCACAAAAGATTTACTCGACCTTTTTAAACCTCCCTTCAAGCTTCTTTAGTACATCGGGCAGTGTTGTGTATTCCATCTCTTCCACAGGCAGCCTGTGTGGCTCGAAAGGTCCATGTGCTCTCATGTAATCGGCTATCTCCTGCGCTTTCCTCCGTGCAAGGTCAAATGCGGGGTCGTCAAACATATCTGCTGTTCCCACCAGCTTGCCATTGCTTATCTGGAATCCCGCTGCAATCACGCGCGGGGGACCATCAAACCGTGTACACTGGGAGTATCTAAAAGGCACAGGGATGATAGGTCCGTTATGCGAACCACGCATCCAGCCACTCACGAGATAAGGCAACGAAAACGGTTCTAAAACCTCGCCTACCGCTGGTAACCCGCTCTGTGCACGTACCAGCGCGACTGGGTCGTCTTTACCTACATATTTACCCGCTGTGAAATATAATTTCTCTGTGCTTATAACTGCTACCGGCTCATCTTTCGGCAATGGACTCGTTTCCTTTGGATACACCCTCTTTATCACATATTTGCTCTTTGCTCCTATCAGTGCAAGCAGGGCATATAACTCCTCCGGACACCTCAAAAATACCTCCTTCTTCTCTTTTATATCCCAAACCTCAAATACGAACCCGTCATGCATCACAGGGTCAATAACAAGCCCCGCGGTATTGAACGGATCAGCGAATATCTTATAGATGGGATAATTAAACGCGCCCGGTTCTGTCTTATCCATCATAAACGCGATTAACGGCTCAGAACCGCGTTCCGTAAATTCCATCTCCGCTATTCCGGGTCCCATACCCCTTATGTTACCACTGAACGCATCCACGAGCAAATCCTGACCTGCACCATGCAGCTTCAGCTCTTTCGCTACTTCAGTAGCTGCTTCAAAGGTCTCCCATGCCAGCCCATGTATATCCGGTGAATCCACACCTTTACGATGACTCATAAGCAGCTGCAGGTCATCTCCCGCATTCAGAACATGATAGCTGACAAGCAGACCCTCCCTCTTCGCCTTCTCCATCCGCTCCTCCGCCTTCTCTTTTAACTCCACTCGAACGGTCGAATGCCCTGGAAAACCCCCAACGTCCGCTTTTATCAAACTTACAGTTATCTTTGCCTTCTCCATCTTCTTTCATTCCTTACTTTGTTCAAATATTTAAAAAAAATTATCCACTATATAGATTAGATATTAGATATCCCCTTGAGTTCAGGAATCCATTCTGTCAAAGTGGTTTTAAACAGATGAGAGCACACGTCTTGCTGCTTCGTCCCTCTCCTCCTGCTCTTGTTTTATCCTGTCACCGCGTTTGAAACTCTCATCTGCATTCTCCTCATCACCCATAAGCCTGTAAACCTGCCCGAGATTGTAGTATGTGGATATCCCTCCATCCATAAGATAATCTCTGAGATTCAATGCTGCGTTGAAGAATCCAATTGCCATCTCATAATCCTCTAAATTCGCGTACGCCACGCCACAATCATTACATGTCTTAGCCAAGGTTGGCATGATCGGCTCTCTCTTCACTATCTCCTTATACACCTTTATTGCATCCTCGTACCTCCCATCTGCAAGGCATTCCTCTCCAAGAATAAGCAATTCCTCCGCTGTCTTCCCTCTTATATCCTCTCCCTCTTCTTTATCCTCCATGTTAATAAATAAAGAGCAACTGTTTATATATATTACTGTTTTTCATTGTTTTGTTTTCAGGAGTTAGGGTCTTCATCTATCAAGGTCTACCACCCTACCCAGATATGTACCATCAAGCAGATATGCCTCCATTGTGGATCTGAGAATGAGTTTTGATGCTATGGGTCCCATAAGTTTCAAATCAGGTGAATTGAAGGCTACACCACCACATATCTCGTTAAACGCAGGCATTATTATTACCCATGGGTCATTCCAGCAGTCTATATTTATATCCCTATCCCTACTATAGTACTGTGTAACGGCATTATAACTGCATTTAGCTCGAATCAAAACGCTCATCATTTTCGTATACCCAGTTCCTCTACTCTCAAGTCGAATCATCGGGTGATTATGACCGATCATAATGTAGTCAGCGGAGAAGAGCTCCTGTGATGGCCATGTGTGCCCATGTGTATAGCCCACGCCGTCGAAGATGAACCCTCTCGTTCTTTCCAGACTTACCTCATGCTGTAACTGCACACTTGCTATTGCTTCCTCAGGCATGAGTCCCTCCAGGTGCGAGTCATGATTACCTTTGACCACGTATACCGGTGCGTACTCGGCGAGAGAAGCGAGGAAGAGAGGCACTTCTGTCCTGTTCCGGTATGAAACACCAGGCACCGCATGTTTTATATCTCCAAGCAGGACAATCGCATCAGGCTCGGTTGCTCTAACACAGGTCAGTACACGCTCCAGAATCTTATTGGTTTGACTGCCGATGTTTATTCCTCTCTGCCGCAACTCATCCTCTATCCCCAGATGCAGGTCCGCAAGCACCAGTGTTCTCTTTTTATTCTCCACTATCAGTGTCGCTTCCCTTATCTCCAGTCTCATTGCAAATCACAATCTCATACCATATTATAATTATAATAGCGATATGTATGTAAGATAAGAGGGAAAAAGGGAAAGAATAAAAGAGAAGTGAGACTTTCTTATGAAACTCTTGAAGACGCGACTGAAATATAGTCATAGCAGTGGTACAGAAACAGAAACAGGTGAAATCTCTATAATTCCCGAATCAGTGGATGACCTATGGCATCTGAAGCATGTAATAGAGCCTGGAGACCTGGTCTATTCTTTCACTTACAGGCGAATGGAAGAAGCAACGGACAAAGTCAGACCAGATAAGACAGAGAAGAAGCGCCTTCGATTGGGCATACGGGTCGAGAATGTGGAGTTTCATAAATTCTCGCATCGGTTACGTATAAAGGGAATAATAGAGACTGGTTCGGATACCGAGGTGGGTTCTTATCATACCTTCAATATCGAGCCCAATACTGAACTCTCAATCATCAAGGAATGGAAGAAGCATCAACTGAAGCGGTTAAGAGAAGCGGAACGGGCTTCTAAAAGCTCTCCTATAATTATACTCACAATAGAAGCGGGCGAGGCAGTTGCAGGTGTAGTAAGACAGTATGGTGTAGATGAGCTATTCTCAATACGATATAGCTCGGGAAAAGGTATGACTGGGGGTGATACAGCCATGAAAGTCTTCTTTGGTGAGGTGTTGAGACTACTGAAGCAGGCTTATCACAACAACGCCGCGGATGCCATCATCATTGCGGGTCCCGGGTTCATAAAGAGCGATTTTTATACTTTACTGCGCGATAAAGCGCCAGAACTGCAGAAGAAGTCCATAATAGAACAGACCTCCTCTATAGGTCTCTCTGGCTTCATTGAGGTATTGAAGAGAGGCGCTGTAACGAGATTGAGAGAAGCTGAGCGACTGGCGAGAGAAGTGAAGATGTTTGAGAGATTGATGGCAGAGATAAGCAGAGAAGACGAAGGAATGGCGGTGTATGGCGAAGAGGAAGTGCGAAAAGCTCTACAATTCGGTGCAATCGAGACCCTGCTGGTCTGCGATGATAAACTAATGACAGAAGGAGAAGAAAGCAGGGCGATAGAGATAGAGGAGATACTCAAAGGTGTGGAGCGGACAGGCGGTAAGATAGTTGTATTCAGCACCGAGTTCGAGCCAGGTAAGAGATTGAAAGCACTTGGTGGAATTGCTGCTTTATTGAGGTTCAAACTTTACTATTAATAGGTATATGTAGTATAGTTATGTAATATATTAATATTGGTATGATAAATAAGCCATAAGCCCCGGTAGCTTAGCCCGGTAGAGCGATTGACTTGTAATCAATAGGTCGAGGGTTCAAATCCCTCCCGGGGCTTTGCAACTCGCGTGAGCGAAAAAAAACGAAAGATTTATATGTTTATGCACTGAGATATAATCGAGTGAAAATGGGTGTGAAAGTGAAATTAATTAGTGGGAGAACGGTTGCACAGGGTCAAAATCTGGATAACAAGCTCTCTGAGGAGTACTTCAATGCGGTAGCGTTATGCGAGTTGAATGCAGCGGATATGACAAAGATAGGGGTTTCCCCGGGCGAGAATGTGAAAGTGAGCACGAAGTATGGCACTGTAGTGGTGAAAGCGAAGCAAGGAGCAGGGAACCCTGAGGGCATTGCCTTCATCCCCATGGGTCCCTGGGCAAATGCAGTTGTCAGTGGAGATACAAAAGGTGCAGGGATGCCTCAATACAAGGGTATAGATGCAGAGATAGAGAAGACAGAGGAGCAGGTACTGCAAATAAGAGAGTTGATGCAGCAGTATATGAAATAGTGAAATAGGAGGTAAAAAGAAAAATGGTAGAAATTACGGATGTTGTATGTCCTTTGTGCGGGTGTGTATGCGATGATATCGTGGTGGAAGTGGAAGATAACAGGGTGACAAAGGTGCGAGGTGCCTGTGCAGTGGGTAAGAGCAAATTGATGGGGCATGGGCGGATAAAGAGCCCGGCAATAAGAGAGAATGGCGCTCTTAAGGACTGCTCTTATGATGAAGCGATAAAGAAGGCAGCAGAGATACTCGCAGCAGCGAGAAGACCGCTTCTATATGGATGGAGTTCTACAGTTTGTGAAGCGACGAAAGTGGGTGTGGAGCT
This genomic stretch from Methanophagales archaeon harbors:
- a CDS encoding metallophosphoesterase → MRLEIREATLIVENKKRTLVLADLHLGIEDELRQRGINIGSQTNKILERVLTCVRATEPDAIVLLGDIKHAVPGVSYRNRTEVPLFLASLAEYAPVYVVKGNHDSHLEGLMPEEAIASVQLQHEVSLERTRGFIFDGVGYTHGHTWPSQELFSADYIMIGHNHPMIRLESRGTGYTKMMSVLIRAKCSYNAVTQYYSRDRDINIDCWNDPWVIIMPAFNEICGGVAFNSPDLKLMGPIASKLILRSTMEAYLLDGTYLGRVVDLDR
- a CDS encoding prephenate dehydrogenase/arogenate dehydrogenase family protein, whose translation is MKVTIIGGAGGMGRWFANFFKECGVDVTIVDKSARTGEIATEIGVRHMEVDILRDSVGDVVDTDVLLISVPIDITGDVIERVGPEMRKGSLMMDITSVKKVPVEMMSRVTDEGVEILGTHPLFGPSAKSICGQTIIFVPVAERVGALYRRVYKLFERSGAKIEILSAEEHDRLMSVLQGLTHFVLIAFGIALKELDFDVKRARAVMSPMYEILMDFVGRILHQDPRLYALIQLNFEMGEIHKTFLEVANRLYELIAASDIEGFIAEMRDAKAHFGDTERAMRDSDDVIEAKIERGR
- a CDS encoding tetratricopeptide repeat protein, which produces MEDKEEGEDIRGKTAEELLILGEECLADGRYEDAIKVYKEIVKREPIMPTLAKTCNDCGVAYANLEDYEMAIGFFNAALNLRDYLMDGGISTYYNLGQVYRLMGDEENADESFKRGDRIKQEQEERDEAARRVLSSV
- a CDS encoding tetratricopeptide repeat protein, translating into MKKRRFTKCPVCGVSVKMDNLAEHLRRVHNKTIDGGAIRDRAKADPCEEALEKGMKLMVSERFKRAISVLKTIPDECPDIDSAYTLIGISYIQLNCLEDAITYLEKAVKADPGCPAHWYNLGAAYISKGYVAKARECANKALALNPDEEVKEKAENLLNGIKELLDLELANKPDIDPETYLKLEERFRRGVEFMENEDWDAAMEEFKYVTSIDKNSAKAYGNLGVIFLLKGEIEEAEKHLKKSLDIDPSYIPALRNYQMLDELKEKIKRDPGCLAELKDKLEMGHF
- a CDS encoding fructose 1,6-bisphosphatase; translated protein: MEKAKITVSLIKADVGGFPGHSTVRVELKEKAEERMEKAKREGLLVSYHVLNAGDDLQLLMSHRKGVDSPDIHGLAWETFEAATEVAKELKLHGAGQDLLVDAFSGNIRGMGPGIAEMEFTERGSEPLIAFMMDKTEPGAFNYPIYKIFADPFNTAGLVIDPVMHDGFVFEVWDIKEKKEVFLRCPEELYALLALIGAKSKYVIKRVYPKETSPLPKDEPVAVISTEKLYFTAGKYVGKDDPVALVRAQSGLPAVGEVLEPFSLPYLVSGWMRGSHNGPIIPVPFRYSQCTRFDGPPRVIAAGFQISNGKLVGTADMFDDPAFDLARRKAQEIADYMRAHGPFEPHRLPVEEMEYTTLPDVLKKLEGRFKKVE
- a CDS encoding ATP-binding cassette domain-containing protein; the protein is MGLKVKDVDAYYGSKKVLASIDFNAAHGEFLGIIGPNGSGKTTLLRTISRILRPRKGTILLDERAIEELNERDFACKFALVPQETAINFEFSALDIVLMGRNPHLRRWELESQKDIEIAKRCMELTNCWHLADRRITELSGGEKQLVLIARALAQEPEVLLLDEPTSHLDINYQIEIMELLKRLTRQEGLIVVAVIHDLNLAAHYCDRLVLLHRGRVASIGTPESVLNPDNIKNTFGVDVIVWRYAITNHYYVSPAPVQNRYKDKDRDTRIHLICGGGAGASLMHTLTERGYRVTVGVVNLLDTDCEVAQHLGIPIVTEAPFSPISDKALHEVMRMIQEADVVIVSDMPVGFGNLRNLEAAKKASELDKPVLIFNGIEERDFASGEATKLFIALKNRGAIIVKDKEELFNRLEFILGCIRSNM
- a CDS encoding mRNA surveillance protein pelota, translated to MKLLKTRLKYSHSSGTETETGEISIIPESVDDLWHLKHVIEPGDLVYSFTYRRMEEATDKVRPDKTEKKRLRLGIRVENVEFHKFSHRLRIKGIIETGSDTEVGSYHTFNIEPNTELSIIKEWKKHQLKRLREAERASKSSPIIILTIEAGEAVAGVVRQYGVDELFSIRYSSGKGMTGGDTAMKVFFGEVLRLLKQAYHNNAADAIIIAGPGFIKSDFYTLLRDKAPELQKKSIIEQTSSIGLSGFIEVLKRGAVTRLREAERLAREVKMFERLMAEISREDEGMAVYGEEEVRKALQFGAIETLLVCDDKLMTEGEESRAIEIEEILKGVERTGGKIVVFSTEFEPGKRLKALGGIAALLRFKLYY